The following coding sequences lie in one Montipora foliosa isolate CH-2021 chromosome 11, ASM3666993v2, whole genome shotgun sequence genomic window:
- the LOC137975133 gene encoding perlucin-like protein, which produces MNAKELIFCFNVVLVIFLLVTETTQAHGVFTKDESCLIRDVKEEIIKEIRTRLDILSAKSECCEGACCPPRWDKHGDSCYYLEKTATSKWQDARKKCQNMGADLPIITSSDENRFIANLMKKYNINKRLGIWFGLQRLADSKFYWIDGTPLEGHFQAWGQGQPDNSGGENCGHMRGLVAQPPGQWNDLPCSLGAGYAPYPDLICEKSISYF; this is translated from the exons atgaatgccAAAGAATTGATTTTCTGCTTCAATGTTGTCTTGGTGATTTTTCTATTGGTGACAGAGACAACGCAAGCACACGGAG TGTTCACAAAAGATGAGTCCTGTCTTATACGAGATGTAAAGGAAGAAATCATAAAAGAGATAAGGACACGACTGGACATTTTGTCCGCAAAATCAGAATGCTGCGAAGGTG CTTGCTGTCCACCACGCTGGGATAAACATGGCGACTCGTGTTATTACCTGGAAAAGACTGCAACCTCGAAATGGCAAGACGCTCGCAAAAAGTGCCAAAACATGGGAGCTGATCTCCCCATTATCACATCATCAGACGAAAACCGTTTTATTGCAAACCTGATGAAGAAATATAACATCAACAAGCGACTTGGAATATGGTTTGGTCTTCAACGATTGGCTGACTCCAAGTTTTACTGGATAGACGGTACCCCATTGGAGGGTCATTTCCAAGCGTGGGGACAAGGGCAGCCAGACAACAGTGGCGGCGAAAACTGTGGTCACATGAGGGGACTCGTAGCTCAGCCTCCAGGTCAATGGAACGACTTGCCTTGTTCGTTGGGAGCAGGATATGCTCCTTACCCCGATCTGATTTGCGAGAAGTCCATATCGTACTTCTAG